One genomic window of Punica granatum isolate Tunisia-2019 chromosome 1, ASM765513v2, whole genome shotgun sequence includes the following:
- the LOC116192776 gene encoding cytochrome P450 CYP82D47-like, which yields MPASIILITVFALCISLLYITSLITRKGGDTKKRLARGTKTAPDAGGSWPLLGHLHLLGCPLPAHLVLAQMADKYGPIFTISLGLRGAVVVNTWELAKECLTTNDRAFATRPRTMAYEILTYKYAMVCFSPYSPYWRQVRRISTLELLSSHRISLLRQVREYEVLTSVRDIYQEYRKKNSISTSDSRAEPASSLLVDMKRWFGDITVNIMFKMIVGKRFNDDGEGDEGGRKALRDWIELMGRFVVSDGLPFLRCLDLGGHEKAMKRTAQKLDRVVQRWLDEHKARRNSDGAAVGAVKSEQDFMDVLLSILGDAEISSYDSDTINKATCMQMILAGTDTTTVTMTWAISLLLNNKEALKKIQHDLDAQIGKDRQVNELDLQNLPYLQAIIKETLRLYPAAPLSLPQEAIEDSNISDYFVPRGTQLVLNLYKIQRDPRVWPDPSEFRPERFLTTHKDFDVRGHNFDLIPFGSGRRMCPGISLALQVIGLTLASFLHAFDIQAPGDEAIDMEEAIGLTNLKASPLEVLVSPRVPERVYR from the exons ATGCCAGCGTCCATCATTCTCATCACCGTCTTTGCGTTATGTATATCTCTCCTTTACATAACTAGTCTTATTACTAGGAAAGGAGGTGATACCAAGAAGCGATTAGCCAGGGGCACGAAAACGGCCCCTGATGCAGGCGGTTCGTGGCCATTACTCGGTCACCTCCACCTCTTGGGCTGTCCCCTCCCTGCTCACTTGGTTCTGGCTCAGATGGCCGACAAGTACGGCCCGATCTTCACCATCAGTTTGGGTCTCCGTGGAGCCGTGGTGGTGAACACTTGGGAACTTGCAAAGGAGTGCCTCACCACCAATGACCGGGCATTCGCCACTCGGCCCAGGACTATGGCCTACGAGATATTGACCTATAAGTATGCGATGGTATGCTTTAGCCCATACAGTCCATACTGGCGCCAGGTGCGAAGGATCTCAACCCTTGAGCTGCTTTCCAGCCACCGGATCAGCCTCCTCAGGCAAGTCCGTGAGTATGAAGTTCTCACCTCGGTGAGGGACATATATCAGGAATATCGAAAAAAGAACTCCATTAGCACCAGTGATTCGAGGGCTGAACCAGCATCATCATTACTCGTGGACATGAAAAGGTGGTTCGGGGACATAACTGTGAACATAATGTTCAAGATGATTGTGGGAAAGCGGTTTAATGATGATGGCGAAGGCGACGAGGGGGGGAGAAAGGCCTTGAGGGACTGGATTGAGCTCATGGGGAGATTTGTGGTGTCTGATGGGCTCCCGTTCTTGAGGTGTCTCGACTTGGGCGGCCATGAGAAGGCCATGAAGAGGACTGCCCAGAAACTCGATCGGGTGGTGCAACGGTGGTTGGACGAGCACAAGGCTAGGAGGAACTCGGACGGGGCAGCTGTTGGTGCGGTAAAGAGTGAGCAAGACTTCATGGATGTTTTGTTATCTATTCTAGGTGATGCAGAAATCAGCAGTTACGATTCCGATACCATCAACAAAGCTACGTGCATG CAAATGATTTTAGCTGGCACAGACACTACAACGGTGACCATGACATGGGCCATCTCTTTACTGCTCAACAACAAGGAAGCCTTGAAGAAGATCCAGCATGACCTCGACGCCCAGATCGGGAAGGACCGGCAAGTGAACGAATTGGACCTCCAGAACCTACCTTACCTCCAAGCAATCATCAAGGAGACCCTAAGGCTCTACCCTGCGGCCCCGCTTTCCCTCCCCCAGGAGGCCATTGAGGACAGCAATATCTCGGATTACTTTGTCCCCAGGGGCACCCAGCTTGTGTTGAACCTATACAAGATACAACGTGACCCTCGTGTGTGGCCTGACCCGTCCGAGTTCCGGCCTGAGAGGTTCCTGACCACCCACAAGGACTTCGATGTCAGGGGACATAACTTCGACCTCATACCTTTCGGGAGTGGGAGGAGGATGTGCCCTGGGATCTCACTGGCCCTCCAAGTCATAGGCCTCACGCTCGCTTCTTTCCTCCATGCTTTCGATATTCAGGCGCCGGGGGATGAAGCCATTGACATGGAGGAAGCTATTGGGCTCACTAACCTCAAGGCCTCACCTCTCGAAGTGCTGGTCAGTCCTCGGGTTCCAGAACGTGTGTACCGGTAA
- the LOC116202750 gene encoding cytochrome P450 CYP82H23-like — MSLIWKAFRHKVLTRLSDMLGLRRAVVVNTWEVAKECLTTNNRAFATRPKSMSLEILTYIYVMIGLLRKVREFEVLALARDICEEYRRKIICSTGDSRAEPASSLLVDMKRWFGDLTANIMFSMTLGKRFNDSGEGDEEGRKALRDWVGAHREICGVRRAPLPQVARLGRPWEGHEEDCVGVRPGGVTVVG; from the exons ATGAGTCTCATATGGAAGGCCTTCAGGCATAAGGTGTTGACTCGGTTGAGTGATAT GCTGGGCCTCCGCAGAGCCGTGGTGGTGAACACTTGGGAAGTTGCCAAGGAGTGCCTCACCACCAACAACCGGGCATTCGCCACCAGGCCCAAGTCTATGAGCTTGGAGATACTGACCTACATCTATGTGATG ATTGGGCTTCTAAGGAAAGTCCGTGAGTTTGAGGTCCTCGCGTTGGCGAGGGACATATGTGAGGAATACCGAAGAAAGATCATTTGTAGCACCGGCGATTCGAGGGCTGAACCAGCATCATCATTACTTGTGGACATGAAAAGGTGGTTTGGGGACTTGACTGCGAACATAATGTTCAGCATGACCCTGGGGAAGCGGTTTAATGACAGTGGCGAAGGCGACGAGGAGGGGAGGAAGGCCTTAAGGGACTGGGTTGGAGCTCATAGGGAAATTTGTGGTGTCCGACGGGCTCCCCTTCCTCAGGTGGCTCGACTTGGGCGGCCATGGGAAGGCCATGAAGAGGACTGCGTCGGAGTTCGACCGGGTGGTGTAACGGTGGTTGGATGA